One Paenibacillus sp. FSL H7-0737 DNA segment encodes these proteins:
- a CDS encoding cold shock domain-containing protein, translated as MKGTVKWFNAEKGYGFLQVEGGEDVFVHFSAIQGEGFKTLDEGQEVEFDITDGNRGPQAENVVKL; from the coding sequence TTGAAAGGTACAGTAAAATGGTTTAACGCAGAAAAAGGTTATGGTTTTCTTCAAGTAGAAGGCGGCGAAGATGTATTCGTACACTTCTCAGCAATTCAAGGTGAAGGATTCAAAACTTTGGACGAAGGTCAAGAAGTAGAATTCGATATCACTGATGGTAATCGTGGACCGCAAGCTGAAAACGTAGTAAAATTATAA
- a CDS encoding MFS transporter, producing MFSKRTGSPYSDQNWLRSFLFTIYGTSVLVVSYFPLFYTHLGFSSSQVGYLYSLGPLISILSNLFWSMMSDKLGTIRKIMFILLAGQLVTGLLLARATEFSSVMLILSFFYFFYYPVFPLADTMAIKIAERHGRNFITIRVFGSLGYSFFALTVGYALRALGATWSLTLCIIIIIIALLITIGLKDVKKTVPELPNQKAVTTKPGKKEHGLKDILLRKEVLWFFGCVFVLALGHRMNEAFLTISLKNLGAGEEVIGWALLASALSEIPVLFILGKYGDKFKELPLLILASLMYALRFLLMALADHPGSIIAIQALHSLTFGVFFVTCVRYITRIIPDRLRATGLAIYTVVWSSATGLLSGTFGGMIYQEAGRFTFYMVAVGFSLLAFVGFLGQHLLDTHRDSMRYFKNKNKKASL from the coding sequence ATGTTTTCAAAACGGACCGGAAGCCCTTACAGCGATCAGAATTGGCTTCGTTCCTTTCTTTTTACGATTTATGGCACTAGCGTTCTTGTAGTATCCTACTTTCCTTTATTCTACACACATTTAGGGTTTAGCAGTTCTCAGGTGGGCTACTTGTATTCTCTCGGTCCCCTCATCTCCATCCTATCCAATCTCTTCTGGAGTATGATGAGCGATAAGCTAGGTACCATTCGAAAAATCATGTTTATTTTACTCGCGGGGCAATTAGTTACCGGACTTCTATTAGCCAGAGCGACCGAATTTTCTTCCGTTATGCTTATTTTGTCCTTTTTCTACTTCTTCTATTACCCAGTTTTTCCGCTTGCTGATACAATGGCCATCAAAATTGCGGAGCGACACGGACGAAACTTCATTACAATTCGTGTATTTGGCTCATTAGGCTATTCTTTCTTTGCTTTAACCGTCGGGTATGCGCTTAGAGCTTTAGGTGCTACTTGGAGTCTTACCTTATGTATTATTATCATTATAATCGCACTTCTAATTACAATTGGCCTAAAGGATGTCAAAAAAACTGTTCCAGAGCTCCCCAATCAGAAAGCTGTTACTACCAAACCAGGCAAGAAAGAGCATGGGCTTAAAGATATCCTTTTGCGAAAAGAAGTGCTGTGGTTCTTCGGATGTGTCTTTGTACTCGCACTGGGACATAGAATGAACGAAGCTTTTCTCACCATCAGTTTAAAGAACCTGGGCGCTGGTGAGGAAGTGATCGGCTGGGCATTACTTGCCTCAGCACTAAGTGAAATCCCTGTATTATTTATACTCGGCAAATACGGCGACAAATTTAAAGAACTGCCCTTATTAATTTTAGCCAGTCTCATGTATGCCCTTCGCTTTCTACTAATGGCGCTCGCCGATCACCCAGGCTCTATAATCGCGATTCAAGCCTTGCATAGCCTGACATTTGGCGTCTTTTTTGTAACATGTGTCCGCTATATCACTCGGATTATTCCTGATCGTCTCCGAGCAACCGGTCTTGCAATCTACACAGTTGTTTGGTCAAGTGCAACTGGACTTCTAAGTGGTACATTTGGTGGAATGATCTATCAGGAAGCAGGACGCTTCACCTTCTATATGGTAGCGGTTGGCTTCAGCCTTCTTGCTTTTGTAGGCTTTTTAGGACAGCATTTATTGGATACCCATCGAGATTCAATGCGTTATTTCAAGAATAAGAACAAAAAAGCTTCCCTATAA
- a CDS encoding tetraprenyl-beta-curcumene synthase family protein codes for MSELEQGRYLSPRGPIGLMNRVYKYVLPEVRESLDFWRQDANGIPDPELRKQALASIETKEFHCIGGGIYAAGNLSMRHILIPLIVAYQTISDYLDNLCDRSTSLDPADFRLLHQSMLDAIDPNAEPVNYYALRDEQNDGGYLYRLVRKCQEMISLLPGYSAAAAEIRDLAVLYTDLQVYKHIRPELRETALKEWWEQQGSRAPHLHWNEFAAATGSTLGVFMLFLSACDPKLSKSSSESIRAAYFPHVCGLHIMLDYLIDQEEDRAGGDLNFCNYYDDTDTMLSRIASMVEWARKDVRELPESSMHRMVIEGLLALYLSDPKVSEQREVRTVSKSLMRGSPLTRLFFFANSRWIRNRFL; via the coding sequence TTGAGTGAATTAGAGCAAGGCCGTTACCTTAGCCCGCGTGGCCCTATTGGGCTTATGAACAGGGTCTATAAGTACGTGCTGCCAGAAGTGAGAGAAAGTCTGGACTTCTGGCGCCAAGATGCGAATGGGATTCCCGATCCCGAGCTCCGGAAGCAAGCACTTGCCAGCATTGAAACAAAGGAGTTTCACTGCATAGGTGGAGGTATTTATGCCGCCGGCAATTTATCGATGAGACATATACTTATTCCGCTTATTGTTGCTTATCAAACTATCAGTGATTATCTAGATAACTTATGTGATCGCAGTACTTCGCTTGATCCTGCAGATTTCAGGCTGCTGCATCAATCTATGCTGGATGCCATTGATCCAAACGCTGAACCTGTCAATTATTATGCGCTTCGCGATGAACAGAATGACGGCGGGTACTTGTATAGGCTAGTTCGAAAATGCCAGGAGATGATCTCTTTGCTGCCAGGTTATTCCGCTGCTGCAGCGGAGATTCGTGATTTGGCTGTGCTGTATACAGATTTGCAGGTATATAAGCATATCCGCCCGGAACTCAGGGAAACAGCCCTGAAGGAATGGTGGGAGCAGCAGGGTAGCCGTGCTCCGCATCTGCATTGGAACGAGTTTGCAGCTGCAACGGGCTCTACTTTAGGCGTATTCATGCTTTTTCTATCTGCATGTGATCCGAAGCTAAGTAAGTCTTCTTCGGAATCGATTCGAGCTGCATATTTTCCACATGTTTGTGGATTGCACATTATGCTGGATTATTTGATTGATCAGGAAGAGGACCGAGCAGGCGGCGATCTTAATTTCTGCAATTATTATGACGACACGGATACCATGTTAAGTCGGATCGCTTCCATGGTTGAGTGGGCCCGTAAGGATGTACGTGAACTTCCGGAATCATCTATGCATCGTATGGTGATTGAGGGATTGCTGGCACTTTATTTATCTGATCCGAAAGTTAGCGAACAGCGGGAAGTTCGCACTGTGTCTAAAAGCCTGATGAGAGGAAGTCCGCTTACAAGGCTGTTCTTCTTCGCTAATAGCCGCTGGATACGCAATCGTTTTTTGTAA
- the pfkA gene encoding 6-phosphofructokinase, with product MSKIKKIAVLTSGGDSQGMNAAVRAVVRSALYYGIEVFGVQRGYQGLLNRDIFPMDLRSVGDIIQRGGTILQSARCLEFTKPEGQQKGADILNEMGIDGLVVIGGDGSYKGANKLSKLGIKTMALPGTIDNDISYTDYTIGFDTAVGVVVDAINKLRDTMSSHERSSIVEVMGRHCGDIALHAGLASGAETILVPEMPYDLNEVADRMRDNFVRGKRHSIVIVAEGVGKGEDVAQALKDRHASLDARVTVLGHIQRGGTPTPGDRNLASRLGDFAVRKLIEGESDKGCGIIKGELTLTDIDLVVNTKKDFDVELYELASRLSQ from the coding sequence ATGTCAAAAATCAAAAAAATTGCAGTACTGACTAGTGGTGGAGATTCACAAGGTATGAACGCCGCTGTTCGTGCGGTTGTAAGAAGCGCACTTTATTATGGCATTGAAGTTTTTGGAGTTCAACGTGGATATCAAGGTCTTCTGAATCGCGATATCTTCCCTATGGATCTTCGCAGTGTTGGTGACATTATTCAACGTGGGGGAACCATTCTGCAATCTGCAAGATGTCTGGAGTTCACAAAACCAGAAGGTCAGCAAAAGGGTGCAGATATTCTTAATGAAATGGGCATCGATGGCCTAGTAGTTATAGGTGGAGATGGTTCTTATAAAGGTGCTAATAAACTAAGTAAACTCGGTATCAAGACGATGGCATTACCGGGAACTATTGATAATGATATTTCCTACACGGATTACACCATTGGGTTTGATACAGCAGTTGGTGTCGTTGTAGATGCTATTAACAAGCTGCGTGACACGATGTCCTCCCATGAGCGTTCTTCCATTGTAGAAGTTATGGGACGTCATTGTGGAGATATCGCACTACATGCAGGTCTGGCTTCTGGAGCAGAAACAATTCTCGTGCCAGAAATGCCATATGACTTGAATGAAGTTGCGGATCGTATGCGCGACAACTTTGTCAGAGGTAAACGTCACAGTATCGTCATCGTTGCAGAAGGTGTGGGTAAAGGCGAAGATGTGGCCCAAGCGTTGAAAGATCGTCATGCTTCTCTGGATGCACGGGTTACTGTACTTGGACATATTCAGCGGGGAGGAACACCAACACCTGGAGACCGGAACCTTGCTAGCCGTCTTGGTGACTTTGCCGTTCGTAAACTAATTGAAGGTGAGTCTGATAAAGGTTGCGGTATCATCAAGGGAGAACTAACCCTTACAGATATCGATCTTGTAGTGAATACGAAGAAAGACTTTGACGTGGAGTTGTACGAGCTTGCATCCCGTCTTTCTCAATAA
- a CDS encoding MATE family efflux transporter, which translates to MIQTTSLKQKAIQFFHILFPILVTQIALSAITFFDTNMSGKFSTADLAGVAIGTSLWIPIQTGLSGILMGITPIVSQLIGSKKEKEVAYQVTQGIWLSLIVSVIVLLIGSFALSPILNFMNLEPTVRDVAFRFLSAISFGIIPLFGYTVLRSCIDALGQTRVSMLITLIALPVNVGLNYLLIFGKFGFPRLGGVGAGVASAITYWVIFSVALLFIYRVEPFASLRIFRKFYFISLKSFKDLLKIGVPIGFSIFFETAVFSAVTLLMSRFDTVTIAAHQAAINFATTLYMIPLSICMSLTILVGFETGSGRQKDARQYAIMGIGLAAILSLATALLLLFAGHHVAGLYTDEPDVISLIQHFLIYAIFFQISDAIATPTQGALRGYKDVNPAFIICFIAYWIIGLPTGYVLATYTDLGAYGYWIGLITGLAIGATLLLTRLVKVQRRYATQYADAQAHH; encoded by the coding sequence ATGATACAAACCACCTCTTTAAAACAAAAAGCAATACAATTCTTTCATATTTTATTTCCAATTCTGGTTACACAGATTGCTTTGTCAGCGATAACCTTCTTTGATACAAACATGTCAGGTAAGTTTAGTACAGCCGATCTGGCAGGTGTGGCGATAGGAACCAGTCTCTGGATCCCAATTCAAACGGGCTTAAGTGGAATCCTTATGGGGATTACCCCCATCGTCTCTCAGCTCATCGGAAGCAAAAAAGAAAAGGAAGTAGCCTATCAAGTCACACAGGGAATCTGGTTATCACTGATCGTCTCTGTAATTGTCTTACTAATCGGGAGCTTCGCCTTGTCACCTATCCTTAATTTTATGAATCTGGAGCCGACTGTAAGAGATGTTGCATTTCGTTTCCTAAGTGCGATCTCCTTCGGAATTATCCCGCTGTTTGGATATACAGTTCTCCGTAGTTGTATAGACGCTCTGGGACAAACACGAGTGTCCATGTTGATCACACTCATAGCCCTACCCGTGAATGTTGGTTTGAACTACTTACTAATCTTCGGAAAATTCGGGTTTCCTCGACTTGGTGGTGTTGGAGCTGGAGTGGCATCAGCTATCACCTACTGGGTAATTTTTTCGGTTGCCCTGCTGTTCATTTATCGGGTAGAACCCTTTGCAAGCCTTAGAATCTTCCGAAAGTTCTACTTTATATCGCTAAAAAGCTTCAAAGATCTACTGAAGATCGGTGTACCTATTGGCTTCTCGATTTTTTTTGAAACTGCAGTCTTCTCCGCTGTAACCTTGTTGATGAGTCGGTTCGATACTGTAACGATTGCAGCTCATCAAGCAGCCATTAATTTTGCAACTACGTTATATATGATTCCGCTCAGTATCTGTATGAGCCTTACCATTCTCGTCGGCTTCGAGACTGGATCCGGCAGGCAAAAGGATGCCCGTCAATATGCCATTATGGGAATTGGACTTGCGGCTATCCTCTCCCTGGCAACTGCACTCCTGCTCTTATTTGCCGGCCATCATGTAGCTGGTTTATACACTGATGAACCTGATGTCATATCATTAATTCAGCATTTCTTAATCTATGCGATCTTTTTCCAGATTTCCGATGCGATTGCAACACCTACACAAGGAGCACTTCGTGGCTATAAGGATGTTAATCCAGCCTTCATTATTTGCTTTATAGCTTATTGGATTATAGGGCTTCCTACAGGCTATGTACTTGCTACTTATACGGATCTAGGAGCTTATGGTTATTGGATCGGCTTGATCACCGGTCTTGCGATTGGGGCTACATTGCTCTTGACTCGGCTTGTTAAAGTTCAACGCCGTTATGCCACACAATATGCAGACGCTCAAGCACATCACTAA
- a CDS encoding putative glycoside hydrolase: protein MNITWALLMMALGSVGVQQNQHDAEVAIALKSAMNPPIIATQNNNSNGSTPAPSATAEANDSQSMLHADPQPDAPKVKGIYVTAYSAGGERMEKLLSLLDQTELNSMVIDIKDDAGYITYKTDNPELQKLGNPQPFIGDINKLMERLNKHDVYPIARIVVFKDSILAKKNPQLSFVNADGTVWKNKGGDSFVNPYNEDVWKYNVDIAKEAVKLGFKEIQFDYVRFPEGFEKRADTLKYTKTSDSRVDIISNFVKYAKAELAPLGVRVSVDIFGYAASAPAEGIGQDFVKISKNVDVISPMIYPSHYSTGWFGVKEPDLDPYATIKGSMVDTHKKLDPLGSYKPVIRPWIQDFTASWLGKGHYIKYGKKQVEDQIRALKDENVEEFLLWNANNRYTSDVDYEK, encoded by the coding sequence ATGAACATCACCTGGGCTCTACTGATGATGGCCTTGGGAAGTGTAGGCGTGCAACAGAATCAACATGACGCTGAAGTGGCAATTGCATTGAAGTCCGCCATGAATCCCCCCATCATCGCTACGCAAAATAATAATTCAAATGGTTCAACTCCAGCTCCAAGTGCTACAGCAGAAGCAAATGACTCACAAAGCATGCTACACGCAGATCCTCAGCCGGATGCGCCAAAAGTAAAAGGCATCTATGTTACCGCATACAGTGCCGGTGGAGAACGAATGGAAAAGCTTCTTTCTTTACTTGATCAGACGGAACTAAATTCTATGGTCATCGACATTAAGGATGATGCAGGTTACATCACTTATAAAACCGATAATCCTGAACTTCAGAAACTCGGTAATCCGCAGCCATTTATTGGCGACATCAACAAACTGATGGAAAGATTGAATAAACATGATGTATATCCTATCGCTCGAATTGTTGTCTTTAAGGACTCTATACTTGCCAAAAAGAATCCGCAATTATCCTTTGTTAATGCAGACGGCACAGTATGGAAGAATAAAGGCGGCGATAGCTTTGTTAATCCTTATAATGAAGATGTCTGGAAGTACAATGTCGATATCGCCAAAGAAGCTGTCAAACTCGGCTTTAAAGAAATTCAATTCGACTATGTGCGCTTTCCTGAAGGATTCGAAAAACGTGCAGACACACTTAAATACACCAAAACTAGCGATTCTCGCGTAGATATCATTTCTAATTTTGTGAAATACGCAAAAGCAGAGCTTGCTCCACTTGGTGTTCGTGTATCCGTAGATATTTTTGGATATGCGGCATCTGCTCCTGCTGAGGGCATAGGACAAGACTTCGTTAAAATATCCAAGAATGTGGATGTCATCAGCCCGATGATTTATCCGAGTCATTATTCAACGGGATGGTTTGGAGTGAAAGAGCCTGACTTAGATCCGTATGCTACCATTAAAGGCTCCATGGTTGATACCCATAAGAAGCTTGATCCTCTAGGCAGCTACAAACCTGTTATTCGTCCTTGGATTCAAGATTTTACAGCAAGCTGGCTCGGAAAAGGTCATTATATTAAATACGGTAAAAAACAGGTGGAGGATCAAATCCGCGCTTTAAAAGATGAAAATGTAGAGGAGTTTCTGCTCTGGAACGCCAATAACCGATATACCTCCGATGTCGATTATGAGAAATGA
- a CDS encoding YitT family protein has protein sequence MLRQIWNCIAVIFGAALIASGFNLFLIPHRLLSGGISGLSMLVGYFTPLNISLLYLLFNIPLLVAGWFQLGRRFIMLSMLSVVATTWFLTIIPEYLVATDMLLSSVFGGVLVGIGCGFSFRAGGSSGGFDILGSIITKFRDFPVGNVVVSLNGLVILAAAYFDNNWNLALASMVSIYVTGKVLDMIHISHLKVTVYIVTNRTDELLQHLMGLQRGVTKIKTEGAYSHVEKDMLMTVTTRYELAELQRIIRTTDPQAFVNIVETVGVMGSFRKR, from the coding sequence TTGTTAAGACAGATTTGGAATTGTATTGCAGTTATTTTTGGGGCAGCGTTGATCGCCAGTGGATTTAATCTTTTTCTAATCCCTCATCGCTTACTCAGCGGAGGAATATCCGGACTTTCGATGTTAGTGGGTTACTTTACACCACTAAACATAAGCCTCTTGTACTTACTCTTTAATATTCCATTGCTTGTAGCTGGTTGGTTCCAGCTAGGCCGGAGATTTATTATGCTAAGCATGTTATCCGTTGTGGCAACAACCTGGTTCTTGACGATCATTCCCGAATATTTGGTAGCTACTGATATGCTGCTTTCTTCTGTATTTGGTGGCGTGCTGGTTGGTATTGGCTGTGGCTTCAGCTTCCGTGCAGGTGGTTCATCCGGAGGTTTTGATATCCTGGGATCCATCATCACTAAATTCCGCGATTTCCCAGTTGGAAACGTGGTGGTTAGCTTAAACGGACTCGTTATTCTTGCCGCGGCATATTTTGATAACAACTGGAACTTGGCTCTTGCATCGATGGTATCTATATATGTAACTGGTAAGGTACTGGACATGATTCATATCAGCCATTTAAAGGTAACCGTATATATAGTAACAAATCGTACAGATGAGCTCCTTCAGCATCTAATGGGGCTTCAACGTGGTGTCACAAAGATTAAAACAGAAGGCGCTTATTCTCATGTTGAAAAGGACATGCTAATGACAGTAACAACCCGCTACGAACTTGCTGAACTGCAACGTATTATCCGCACGACAGATCCTCAAGCATTTGTAAATATTGTCGAGACAGTTGGTGTAATGGGCTCCTTCCGAAAAAGATAA
- a CDS encoding DEAD/DEAH box helicase has translation MKTFAEFGLEPKVLQAITELGFEEATPIQEQSIPLALTGSDLIGQAQTGTGKTAAFGIPLISKINREDEKILALIMAPTRELAIQVSEEIGKLSRFKGLRSLAIYGGQDIGRQIRGLKKKPQIIIGTPGRLLDHINRKTIRLDDVQTVVLDEADEMLDMGFMEDIQTILKLVPEERQTMLFSATMPPNIQRLAQQFLNNPQHVSVIPKQISAPLIDQAYVEVPERQKFEALSRLIDMESPELAIVFGRTKRRVDELAEALQKRGYSADGLHGDLSQNQRDAVMRKFRDGSIDVLVATDVAARGLDVSGVTHVINFDLPQDPESYVHRIGRTGRAGKEGTAWSFVTPREMDHLHLIERVTRHRITRKPLPTMAEAIEGKQRVTAERLLEMVENGELNEYKGISIQLLEQYDSVQLLSAAMKLLTGDKKDSAIELTPEDPIRAKRRGGKNDIRSGRKPNGGYGGNRGTSGGSTGGYRGNRDNNGGGSRGGYSSGGSNYGSGSGGYGGGYKGNRDGAAGRDGGANRSADRKPSTRPSSTSTRPAKREDFDN, from the coding sequence TTGAAAACATTCGCAGAATTTGGCTTGGAGCCAAAAGTGCTACAAGCAATCACAGAGTTAGGATTTGAGGAGGCAACACCGATACAGGAGCAGTCAATTCCATTGGCATTGACTGGGTCGGATCTGATCGGTCAAGCACAGACTGGTACAGGTAAGACTGCTGCTTTTGGTATCCCCCTCATTTCGAAGATTAATCGCGAAGACGAAAAAATTCTGGCACTTATCATGGCACCAACACGTGAGTTGGCCATTCAAGTATCAGAAGAAATCGGTAAGCTAAGCCGTTTTAAAGGTCTTCGTTCGTTGGCAATTTATGGCGGACAAGATATTGGTCGCCAAATCCGTGGTCTTAAGAAGAAACCACAAATTATTATTGGTACACCTGGACGTTTGCTTGACCATATCAACCGTAAAACCATTCGTTTGGATGATGTTCAAACTGTTGTATTGGATGAAGCAGATGAAATGCTGGATATGGGCTTTATGGAAGATATTCAGACAATCCTCAAGCTCGTTCCTGAAGAACGTCAAACTATGTTGTTCTCGGCTACAATGCCTCCAAACATTCAACGTCTTGCACAGCAATTCCTGAACAACCCGCAACACGTCTCCGTTATTCCGAAACAAATCAGTGCTCCGCTGATTGATCAAGCATATGTTGAAGTACCTGAACGTCAAAAGTTCGAAGCGCTTAGTCGTTTGATTGATATGGAATCACCTGAGCTTGCAATCGTGTTCGGACGCACAAAGCGCCGGGTTGATGAGCTTGCAGAAGCTTTGCAAAAACGTGGATACTCAGCTGATGGATTACATGGTGACCTGTCTCAGAACCAACGTGATGCTGTAATGCGTAAATTCCGTGATGGCAGCATTGATGTGCTGGTAGCTACTGACGTAGCGGCTCGTGGTTTGGACGTATCTGGCGTTACTCATGTAATTAACTTTGACTTGCCGCAAGATCCAGAAAGCTATGTACACCGTATCGGTCGTACTGGTCGCGCTGGTAAAGAGGGTACAGCTTGGTCTTTCGTTACTCCACGCGAAATGGATCACCTGCATTTGATCGAACGCGTTACTCGTCACCGTATTACTCGTAAACCATTGCCAACTATGGCTGAGGCTATTGAAGGTAAACAACGCGTAACAGCAGAGCGCTTGCTTGAAATGGTTGAGAACGGTGAATTGAATGAGTACAAAGGTATTTCTATTCAATTGCTTGAGCAATATGATTCCGTACAATTGCTGTCAGCTGCAATGAAGCTTCTGACTGGTGATAAGAAGGATTCTGCAATTGAATTGACTCCTGAAGATCCAATCCGTGCTAAACGTCGTGGTGGTAAGAACGACATTCGCAGTGGCCGCAAACCTAATGGTGGTTATGGTGGCAACCGTGGTACTTCCGGTGGCAGCACTGGTGGATACCGTGGAAACCGTGACAACAACGGTGGCGGAAGTCGTGGTGGCTACAGCAGCGGTGGCAGTAACTATGGTAGTGGCAGTGGCGGTTATGGCGGTGGCTATAAAGGCAACCGTGATGGCGCAGCTGGCCGTGATGGTGGAGCGAACCGCAGTGCGGACCGCAAACCATCTACTCGCCCAAGCAGCACAAGCACGCGTCCAGCAAAACGCGAAGATTTCGATAATTAA
- a CDS encoding YesL family protein — translation MEFKGAMGGLYRITEWITRIAASNILWALCSAPFLFFGLMKLMMLGTSSGGVNEQLTLNWAMGILAPFTVFPASAALFTVVRKWVMGNTDVGTFRTFFQGYKENYLKSMLGGIIYTLMFVIMYVDVTVYMTQMPNFRIVGILMLVLMIILSVSMFNFFSIVVHYQMSFKQVMTNSILLTIARPIRVFSTLIAAAVLAYIGLRYPALYFICIPTLIAMAAFFNFYATYNKLQLQVEQKKLKEEEEREAALNNQEDDDDDDDDYEDDVEDKDVKRI, via the coding sequence TTGGAGTTTAAAGGAGCAATGGGTGGTTTATACCGCATCACAGAATGGATTACACGTATCGCAGCTAGTAATATCTTATGGGCACTATGTTCCGCCCCGTTTTTATTTTTTGGATTGATGAAATTGATGATGCTTGGGACAAGCTCAGGTGGAGTAAATGAGCAGCTCACATTGAACTGGGCTATGGGGATTCTGGCGCCATTTACAGTATTTCCTGCTTCGGCGGCTTTATTTACCGTTGTGCGCAAATGGGTTATGGGGAACACGGATGTAGGAACTTTTCGTACGTTTTTTCAGGGGTATAAAGAGAATTATTTAAAAAGTATGCTCGGTGGAATTATCTACACATTGATGTTCGTTATTATGTACGTCGATGTAACGGTTTACATGACACAAATGCCTAACTTCAGAATTGTTGGTATTTTGATGTTAGTGCTCATGATTATTTTATCGGTGTCCATGTTTAACTTCTTTTCTATTGTCGTTCATTATCAAATGAGCTTTAAACAAGTGATGACTAACTCAATATTGCTGACTATAGCACGTCCAATTCGCGTGTTCTCAACTTTGATTGCAGCTGCAGTGCTAGCTTATATTGGTCTTAGATATCCAGCACTGTATTTCATCTGTATTCCAACGTTGATTGCGATGGCTGCTTTCTTTAACTTCTATGCTACCTATAATAAACTGCAATTGCAGGTGGAGCAGAAGAAACTGAAAGAGGAAGAAGAGCGAGAAGCTGCATTGAACAATCAAGAGGATGACGACGATGACGATGATGATTATGAAGATGATGTTGAGGATAAAGATGTAAAACGTATTTAA
- a CDS encoding DUF1499 domain-containing protein: protein MSLKRTLVGLFRSHDGTSDRAKDPTLKTRYYNLTKDKAWEEVSSTLKKIPGFKVLHEVESVGEITLEKRTAFGRTLDITVSVLNTTPVRCGVDMYSASRGSLGDLGANYRVIQRLYASLDKKLGKYKAD from the coding sequence TTGTCGTTAAAAAGAACCTTGGTCGGTTTATTCCGTAGTCATGATGGAACAAGCGACCGCGCAAAAGATCCGACATTAAAAACGCGTTATTACAATCTAACGAAAGACAAAGCTTGGGAGGAAGTTTCATCAACGCTTAAGAAGATTCCTGGATTCAAGGTGCTTCATGAAGTGGAGTCAGTAGGTGAGATCACTCTGGAGAAGAGAACGGCATTCGGCCGTACACTGGACATTACTGTCTCTGTGCTCAATACCACACCTGTACGTTGTGGCGTAGATATGTACTCTGCATCTAGAGGTTCGCTAGGTGATTTGGGTGCTAATTACCGTGTCATTCAGCGGTTATATGCGTCCTTGGACAAAAAATTAGGAAAATACAAAGCAGACTAA
- the tpx gene encoding thiol peroxidase has product MTQERTGVATFKSSPITLVGPKLTAGDPAPDFVLSKNLLEEVSLSDYAGKIKLISVVPSLDTGVCDAQTRRFNSEAAELGDDVVILTVSMDLPFAQARWCGAAGIDRVITLSDHKAASFGQAYGVLIKEFRLDMRSIFVLDKNNTLTYVEYLSEMTEHPNYEDAIAAVKSLL; this is encoded by the coding sequence ATGACGCAAGAAAGAACAGGCGTAGCTACTTTCAAAAGCAGCCCCATCACTCTCGTAGGACCCAAGCTTACAGCTGGTGATCCCGCTCCTGATTTTGTTCTAAGTAAGAATCTACTGGAAGAAGTGTCTCTTAGTGATTATGCCGGTAAAATCAAGCTGATCAGTGTTGTACCTTCTCTAGATACTGGTGTATGTGATGCACAGACCCGCCGGTTCAATAGCGAAGCTGCAGAGCTAGGTGACGATGTAGTTATCCTCACGGTAAGTATGGACCTACCATTTGCTCAAGCCCGCTGGTGTGGCGCTGCAGGGATCGATCGCGTAATCACTCTATCCGATCACAAAGCAGCCTCATTCGGACAAGCTTATGGCGTACTAATCAAAGAATTCCGGTTAGATATGCGTTCTATTTTTGTACTAGACAAGAACAACACACTCACCTATGTTGAATATTTGAGTGAAATGACCGAGCACCCTAATTACGAAGATGCTATAGCTGCTGTGAAGAGCTTGCTCTAA